One genomic segment of Streptococcus salivarius includes these proteins:
- a CDS encoding ZIP family metal transporter, which produces MTWLLHQNVVFLALLAGLFTWGCTIVGSAIVFFFKNISRKLLDIMMGFAAGVMIAASFWSLLDPSLTYATQNGYGKWSWFPAAAGFLLGGVALRLIDAVVPHLHLGNDISKAEGIQPRKKKLSKTALLFLAITIHNFPEGLAVGVTFGALAGGNMTLAGLMGAIGLAIGIGLQNVPEGAALSIPIRADGKSRIKAFYWGSMSAIVEPIGAVMGAALVMWMMAIIPYALAFAAGAMIFVVTEELIPESQTNGNTDVTTLGLMVGFVVMMVMDVALG; this is translated from the coding sequence TTGACTTGGCTTTTACATCAAAATGTGGTCTTTTTGGCCTTACTTGCAGGTCTTTTTACTTGGGGCTGTACCATTGTCGGTTCGGCCATTGTTTTCTTCTTCAAGAATATTAGTCGTAAATTGTTAGATATCATGATGGGCTTTGCGGCTGGTGTCATGATTGCGGCCTCTTTTTGGTCACTTTTGGATCCCTCTTTAACCTATGCGACTCAAAATGGCTATGGGAAATGGTCCTGGTTCCCTGCGGCAGCTGGCTTCTTGCTTGGTGGTGTTGCCCTCCGTTTAATTGATGCCGTCGTTCCTCATTTGCATTTAGGAAATGACATCTCAAAAGCAGAAGGGATTCAACCTCGTAAGAAAAAGTTGTCTAAAACAGCCTTGCTCTTTTTGGCTATCACGATTCATAATTTTCCAGAGGGATTGGCGGTTGGTGTTACCTTTGGTGCCCTAGCTGGTGGGAATATGACACTTGCTGGTCTCATGGGAGCCATTGGTCTAGCTATCGGTATTGGTTTGCAGAATGTCCCTGAAGGTGCAGCCCTCTCTATTCCTATTCGAGCAGATGGAAAATCTCGTATCAAGGCCTTTTATTGGGGATCTATGTCAGCCATCGTGGAGCCTATAGGGGCTGTTATGGGAGCTGCTCTTGTTATGTGGATGATGGCGATTATTCCTTATGCTTTGGCTTTTGCGGCTGGTGCCATGATCTTTGTGGTAACGGAGGAATTGATTCCTGAATCACAAACCAATGGTAATACTGACGTCACCACCTTAGGACTCATGGTTGGCTTTGTCGTCATGATGGTCATGGACGTGGCCTTAGGTTAA
- a CDS encoding Nif3-like dinuclear metal center hexameric protein, with amino-acid sequence MLASELIKTYEEFCPQELSMEGDVVGLQIGSLDKEIQKVMVTLDVRENTVAEAIEKGVDLIIAKHAPIFRPVKDLVSSPDRDILLDLVKHDIAVYVSHTNIDVVNDGLNDWFCDILDIKDTTYLTQTSENHGIGRVGDIVPQTIEELALKVKAVFGLDSVRLVRYDHNNPLVSRVAICGGSGQGFYKDALKKGAQVFITGDVYYHTGQEMITNGLLAIDPGHHVEALFISKIAEKLEAWKREHDWNVTILESQSSTNPFDHL; translated from the coding sequence ATGTTAGCTAGTGAACTTATCAAGACTTATGAGGAATTTTGTCCACAGGAGCTTTCCATGGAAGGTGATGTGGTTGGCTTGCAAATTGGCAGTCTGGATAAGGAGATTCAGAAGGTCATGGTTACCTTGGATGTTCGTGAAAATACAGTAGCTGAAGCTATTGAAAAAGGTGTGGACCTTATCATTGCTAAACACGCTCCAATTTTCCGTCCAGTTAAGGATTTGGTCTCTTCGCCTGACCGAGATATTTTGCTTGACCTGGTTAAGCATGATATTGCAGTCTATGTGAGTCATACTAATATTGATGTTGTCAATGATGGGCTTAATGATTGGTTTTGTGACATACTTGACATTAAAGACACCACTTATTTAACACAGACTTCTGAAAATCATGGAATCGGTCGAGTGGGTGATATCGTGCCACAGACCATTGAAGAACTTGCTCTTAAAGTAAAAGCAGTTTTTGGCTTGGACAGTGTTCGCTTGGTTCGTTATGACCATAATAATCCTCTTGTTAGCCGTGTGGCTATTTGTGGGGGTAGTGGTCAAGGATTTTACAAGGATGCTTTGAAAAAGGGCGCACAAGTCTTTATCACTGGTGATGTTTACTACCATACAGGGCAAGAAATGATTACTAATGGTCTCTTGGCTATTGACCCTGGGCACCATGTTGAAGCCCTCTTTATCTCAAAGATTGCTGAAAAACTTGAGGCTTGGAAACGTGAGCATGATTGGAATGTGACCATACTTGAGAGTCAGTCCTCAACTAATCCTTTTGATCATTTGTAG
- a CDS encoding tRNA (adenine(22)-N(1))-methyltransferase yields the protein MYVQLSQRLKDVATYVPKGAKLLDVGSDHAYLPIYLLEKGLITSAIAGEVVKGPYESALANVSASGFQDKIDVRLANGLAAFEPADEVTTITICGMGGRLIADILDAGKDKLTGVDRLILQPNNREDDLRIWLMENGFEIIAESIMTENGKYYEIMVAEAGHMSLSDKEVRFGPHLMKEQSQVFQLKWQREINKLEIALGSIPLANQTDRAAIEDKIQTIKEVLNHVS from the coding sequence ATGTACGTACAATTATCTCAACGCCTCAAGGACGTAGCAACCTATGTTCCGAAAGGCGCAAAACTCTTGGATGTAGGCAGTGATCATGCCTATCTTCCGATTTATTTACTTGAAAAAGGTTTGATTACTTCAGCTATTGCTGGTGAAGTGGTAAAAGGCCCTTATGAATCTGCTCTTGCTAATGTCTCAGCTTCTGGTTTCCAAGATAAAATCGACGTGCGCTTGGCTAATGGCTTGGCTGCCTTCGAACCTGCTGATGAGGTAACAACTATCACGATTTGTGGCATGGGAGGACGTCTTATTGCGGATATCCTAGATGCTGGAAAGGACAAACTAACAGGCGTAGACCGTCTGATTTTACAACCAAATAATCGTGAAGATGATCTCCGTATTTGGTTGATGGAAAATGGTTTTGAGATTATTGCCGAATCCATCATGACTGAAAATGGCAAATACTACGAAATCATGGTGGCAGAAGCTGGACATATGAGCCTTTCAGACAAGGAAGTGCGTTTTGGTCCTCATCTCATGAAAGAACAATCTCAGGTTTTCCAGCTCAAATGGCAGCGAGAAATCAATAAACTTGAGATTGCCTTAGGATCCATTCCTCTTGCCAATCAGACTGACCGTGCAGCTATTGAAGATAAAATTCAAACCATTAAGGAGGTTTTGAACCATGTTAGCTAG
- a CDS encoding GtrA family protein encodes MIAKLRAFMATEVFKYLFFGVLATLVYMVSRTLIFQFTQQGALSAVLANAIAIIFAFFTNDMFVFNQEKTGMVTRFVKFVGARLLTLVLDLALAYFLVDTYPEIIGQFVGHSHAWVNGIESLFSQVLIIVLNYIISKFFVFTGEKV; translated from the coding sequence ATGATAGCTAAACTGAGAGCCTTCATGGCTACCGAAGTTTTCAAGTACCTTTTCTTTGGTGTCTTGGCAACTTTGGTCTATATGGTTAGTCGTACTTTGATTTTCCAGTTTACTCAACAAGGAGCACTTTCAGCAGTCTTAGCAAATGCGATTGCCATTATCTTTGCCTTTTTTACAAATGACATGTTTGTCTTTAATCAGGAAAAGACAGGTATGGTCACGCGCTTTGTTAAGTTCGTGGGAGCCCGCCTCTTGACCTTGGTCTTGGATTTGGCTCTGGCCTATTTCTTGGTTGATACCTATCCAGAAATTATTGGTCAATTTGTTGGTCATAGTCATGCTTGGGTAAATGGTATCGAGAGTTTGTTCTCTCAGGTCCTTATCATTGTATTGAACTACATTATTTCTAAATTTTTCGTCTTTACAGGCGAGAAAGTATAA
- the glmM gene encoding phosphoglucosamine mutase, whose protein sequence is MGKYFGTDGVRGEANVELTPELAFKLGRFGGYVLSQHETGRPKVFVARDTRISGEMLESALVAGLLSVGIEVYKLGVLATPGVSYLVRTENASAGVMISASHNPALDNGIKFFGGDGFKLDDAREAEIEALLDAAEDTLPRPSAEGLGTLVDYPEGLRKYEKFLVATGVDLGGMKVALDAANGAAAVSARNIFLDLNAEIAVIGDQPDGLNINAGVGSTHPEQLQALVKETGSAIGLAFDGDSDRLIAVDENGDIVDGDKVMYIIGKHLSQKGELFKNTIVTTVMSNLGFHKALDREGINKAVTAVGDRYVVEEMRKNGYNLGGEQSGHVIIMDYNTTGDGQLTAIQLTKVMVETGKSLSELASEVTIYPQKLVNIRVENSMKDKAMEVPAIAAIIEKMEAEMAGNGRILVRPSGTEPLLRVMAEAPTDDEVNYYVDTIADVVRAEIGLD, encoded by the coding sequence ATGGGTAAATATTTTGGAACAGACGGTGTTCGTGGAGAAGCAAACGTTGAACTTACGCCTGAATTGGCCTTTAAATTAGGTCGTTTTGGTGGTTATGTGCTTAGCCAACATGAGACTGGCCGTCCTAAAGTTTTTGTGGCACGTGATACACGTATTTCTGGTGAGATGTTGGAATCTGCCTTAGTAGCAGGTTTGCTCTCAGTGGGTATTGAAGTCTACAAACTTGGAGTACTTGCAACACCTGGTGTCTCATATTTGGTTCGTACAGAAAATGCAAGTGCCGGTGTTATGATTTCAGCCAGCCATAATCCAGCTCTTGATAATGGCATCAAGTTCTTTGGTGGTGATGGCTTTAAATTGGATGATGCGCGTGAAGCGGAAATTGAAGCCCTTCTCGATGCTGCAGAAGATACGCTTCCACGCCCTTCAGCTGAAGGACTTGGAACCCTTGTGGATTATCCAGAAGGTCTTCGTAAATATGAAAAATTCTTGGTAGCTACAGGTGTTGACCTTGGTGGTATGAAGGTTGCCTTGGATGCGGCTAATGGTGCGGCTGCGGTATCTGCACGTAATATTTTCCTTGATTTGAACGCAGAAATCGCTGTCATTGGTGACCAACCTGATGGCCTTAACATCAATGCTGGTGTTGGTTCGACACACCCAGAGCAGTTGCAAGCCTTGGTTAAAGAAACTGGCTCAGCTATCGGTCTTGCCTTTGATGGTGACAGTGACCGTCTCATCGCTGTTGATGAAAATGGTGATATTGTTGATGGTGACAAGGTGATGTACATCATCGGTAAACATTTGTCACAAAAGGGCGAGTTGTTTAAAAATACCATTGTGACAACAGTTATGTCAAACCTTGGTTTCCACAAGGCACTTGACCGTGAAGGTATTAACAAGGCAGTGACTGCTGTTGGTGACCGTTACGTTGTCGAAGAAATGCGTAAAAACGGCTACAACCTTGGTGGTGAACAATCTGGACACGTTATTATCATGGATTACAACACAACTGGTGATGGCCAATTGACAGCAATCCAATTGACTAAAGTCATGGTTGAAACAGGTAAGAGCTTGTCTGAATTGGCTTCAGAAGTGACTATCTATCCACAAAAATTGGTTAATATCCGTGTGGAAAATAGCATGAAAGATAAGGCTATGGAAGTTCCTGCAATTGCGGCTATCATTGAAAAAATGGAAGCTGAGATGGCTGGAAATGGCCGTATCTTGGTTCGTCCAAGTGGTACAGAACCTCTCCTTCGTGTTATGGCAGAAGCACCAACAGATGATGAAGTGAATTACTACGTTGATACGATTGCTGATGTTGTTCGTGCAGAAATTGGATTGGACTAA
- a CDS encoding YbbR-like domain-containing protein, which translates to MKCFVNFFKNDRLWQILVALFFAVVLFFTAWSGNAQNKQNSSSASNTFTQTIESVPVDIKYDSDKYFISGYSYDAEVYLTATTQLALTTETSSDTRHFKLVADLSNLGQGTSRVPIQVKDLPAGMSAQVSPSTLTATIGKKASKTFDVVANITSDKLANGYEVKKVSLDETKVEVTSSEDIINQIDHVQAVLEGDSNLSEDYDGNLVLQAVSANGTVLASSISPAKVHAKINLRKLSKSVPVKVELTGDKASNVSNISYSFDRGHVTIVGSQEAMDKIDSITVPVDISQVTKDTSKTIDLKAEGVTVQPGTVKVNLKVTQK; encoded by the coding sequence ATGAAGTGTTTTGTAAATTTCTTTAAAAACGATCGTTTATGGCAGATACTAGTTGCACTCTTCTTTGCTGTAGTACTCTTTTTCACAGCCTGGTCGGGGAACGCGCAAAATAAACAGAATAGTTCAAGTGCATCTAATACCTTTACACAAACCATTGAGTCGGTTCCTGTGGATATAAAATATGATAGTGATAAGTACTTTATCAGTGGTTATTCCTATGATGCCGAAGTCTATTTGACGGCGACAACACAGCTGGCTTTAACGACTGAGACAAGTAGTGATACACGTCACTTTAAATTAGTTGCTGATTTGTCAAATTTAGGCCAAGGAACCAGTCGAGTACCTATTCAGGTTAAGGATCTTCCAGCCGGAATGTCTGCGCAGGTATCTCCATCAACCTTGACGGCAACTATTGGCAAAAAAGCCAGCAAGACCTTTGATGTAGTAGCTAATATTACATCAGATAAGTTGGCAAATGGTTATGAAGTGAAAAAAGTTAGCCTGGATGAAACCAAGGTAGAAGTGACGTCGAGTGAAGATATCATTAACCAGATTGACCATGTTCAAGCAGTATTGGAAGGTGATTCCAACCTGTCTGAAGATTATGATGGTAACCTGGTTCTTCAAGCCGTTTCGGCAAATGGAACAGTCCTAGCAAGTTCTATCTCACCAGCTAAGGTACACGCCAAGATTAATTTGAGAAAATTAAGCAAATCTGTTCCTGTCAAGGTTGAACTGACTGGAGATAAGGCTAGCAATGTGTCTAATATCAGCTATAGCTTTGATCGTGGGCATGTGACTATCGTTGGTAGCCAAGAAGCTATGGATAAGATTGATAGCATCACAGTCCCTGTGGACATTAGCCAAGTGACTAAGGATACTTCAAAAACAATAGACCTTAAGGCAGAAGGTGTTACGGTTCAGCCTGGCACTGTTAAGGTTAACTTAAAAGTCACGCAAAAATAG
- the cdaA gene encoding diadenylate cyclase CdaA gives MGILSSIDIDFWRSLFDSPLKVIVNSLDILIVAFLIYRFIRALRGTKIMTLVQGVVLFIFVKLISDFIGFTTISYLMNQVINYGAIAAVVIFAPELRSALETFGRTPQHFLQSKEVSSDEKLVQAFVKAVKYMSPRKIGALVSIEQTQTLQEQIATGIPLDAVVTGELLINIFIPNTPLHDGAVIIRDNKVATACSYLPLTESNKISKEFGTRHRAAIGLSEQTDALTFVVSEETGAISIAYKGNFIHDLSIQEFEQELSLILLKEQEPRQSFFQRWIGGSKK, from the coding sequence ATGGGAATACTTTCGTCCATTGATATTGATTTTTGGCGGTCACTCTTCGATAGTCCGCTGAAAGTTATCGTCAATAGTTTGGACATATTGATTGTTGCTTTTTTAATTTATCGCTTTATTAGGGCCCTACGAGGGACAAAAATTATGACCCTTGTTCAAGGGGTTGTCTTATTTATTTTTGTCAAACTGATTTCTGATTTTATAGGCTTCACGACGATTTCTTATTTGATGAATCAGGTCATCAACTATGGAGCCATTGCGGCGGTTGTGATCTTTGCGCCAGAGCTTCGTTCTGCACTTGAAACCTTTGGGCGTACGCCTCAGCATTTTTTGCAAAGTAAAGAGGTTAGTTCAGACGAGAAGTTGGTTCAAGCCTTTGTTAAAGCTGTTAAGTACATGAGTCCTCGTAAGATTGGGGCCTTGGTTTCTATTGAACAGACTCAGACCTTACAAGAGCAGATTGCGACGGGGATTCCGCTTGATGCGGTGGTGACTGGGGAACTATTAATTAATATTTTCATCCCAAATACACCGCTTCATGATGGAGCAGTTATCATCAGAGATAACAAGGTTGCGACGGCTTGTTCTTATCTGCCATTGACGGAATCTAATAAGATTTCCAAAGAGTTTGGAACTAGGCACAGAGCTGCCATTGGTCTTTCAGAACAAACAGATGCGCTTACCTTTGTTGTTTCTGAGGAGACTGGTGCGATTTCTATTGCTTACAAGGGAAATTTCATCCATGATCTTTCTATTCAAGAATTTGAACAAGAGTTGAGTCTTATCTTGTTGAAAGAACAAGAACCACGTCAGTCATTCTTCCAACGTTGGATTGGAGGTAGCAAAAAATGA
- the murT gene encoding lipid II isoglutaminyl synthase subunit MurT has product MTMKTTMGILAGKASHFVLSKLGRGSTLPGKIALKFDKDILDTLAKNYEIVVVTGTNGKTLTTALTVGILKEAFGEIVTNPSGANMITGITSTFLTAKKAKSGKKIAVLEIDEASLPKITEYITPSLFVFTNIFRDQMDRYGEIYTTYQMILDGATKAPEATILANGDSPLFNSKEVVNPVRFYGFDTEKHAPELAHYNTEGIVCPKCESILQYRLNTYANLGDYVCLNCDFHRPELDYKLTELTKITNTTSEFVIDGQDYKINVGGLYNIYNALAAVSVAEFFGVAPEQIKAGFDKSRAVFGRQETFKIGDKSCTLVLIKNPVGASQALDMIKLADYPFSLSVLLNANYADGIDTSWIWDANFESILEMDIPEINAGGVRHSEIARRLRVTGYPEDKITQAEKLEDIMALIEKQDCDHAYILATYTAMLEFRDILAQRHAVGKEMN; this is encoded by the coding sequence ATGACTATGAAAACTACCATGGGAATTCTGGCGGGTAAAGCTAGCCATTTCGTCCTTTCAAAATTGGGACGTGGTTCAACCCTGCCTGGAAAAATTGCCCTTAAATTTGACAAAGATATTTTAGACACTTTAGCCAAGAACTACGAGATTGTCGTTGTCACTGGAACCAACGGTAAGACTCTGACAACAGCTTTGACAGTAGGTATTCTTAAAGAAGCTTTTGGTGAGATTGTGACCAATCCTAGTGGGGCCAACATGATCACAGGGATCACTTCTACTTTCCTAACAGCTAAAAAAGCCAAGTCTGGTAAGAAAATTGCTGTCTTGGAAATTGACGAGGCCAGCCTTCCAAAAATCACTGAATACATCACTCCAAGTCTTTTTGTTTTCACAAATATTTTCCGTGACCAAATGGACCGCTATGGTGAAATCTATACCACTTATCAGATGATTTTAGATGGTGCTACCAAGGCGCCTGAGGCTACTATTTTGGCTAATGGAGACAGTCCTCTTTTCAATTCTAAAGAGGTGGTCAATCCCGTGCGTTTCTACGGTTTTGACACTGAAAAACACGCCCCAGAGCTGGCACATTATAATACTGAAGGCATTGTCTGCCCTAAATGTGAGAGTATTCTTCAGTATCGACTTAATACTTACGCTAACTTGGGTGACTATGTGTGCCTTAACTGCGACTTCCACCGTCCAGAATTAGACTATAAGCTAACAGAGTTGACTAAAATCACCAACACAACTTCTGAATTTGTCATTGATGGACAAGATTACAAGATTAATGTCGGTGGTCTTTATAACATCTACAATGCTCTTGCTGCGGTTTCTGTCGCTGAATTCTTCGGAGTGGCTCCAGAGCAAATCAAAGCTGGTTTTGATAAGAGTCGTGCTGTCTTTGGACGCCAAGAAACCTTTAAGATTGGTGACAAATCATGTACTCTCGTACTAATTAAGAATCCCGTAGGAGCTAGCCAAGCTCTTGACATGATTAAACTTGCCGATTATCCATTTAGCTTGTCAGTCCTTCTTAATGCTAACTATGCTGATGGTATTGATACCAGCTGGATTTGGGATGCCAACTTTGAAAGCATTCTCGAGATGGATATCCCTGAGATTAATGCTGGTGGTGTTCGCCATTCTGAAATTGCCCGCCGCCTTCGTGTGACTGGCTATCCAGAGGATAAGATTACGCAAGCAGAAAAACTTGAAGATATTATGGCCTTGATTGAAAAACAAGATTGCGACCATGCCTATATCTTGGCGACCTATACTGCCATGCTTGAATTCCGTGATATTCTTGCTCAACGTCATGCTGTCGGAAAGGAGATGAACTAA
- the gatD gene encoding lipid II isoglutaminyl synthase subunit GatD, translating to MTYTSLKSPENRDYTYDLNVAHLYGNLLNTYGDNGNVLMIKYVGEKLGAKMTFDIVSVGDDFDKDHYDMVFFGGGQDYEQSIVAKDLPSKRDAIGQFIQDNKVILAICGGFQLLGQYYIQANGVRIDGIGVMGHYTLNQENNRYIGDIKIHNEEFDETYYGFENHQGRTFLSDDEKPLGKVVYGNGNNKEDGTEGVHYKNVYGSYFHGPILSRNANLAYRLVTTALRNKYGQDIELPSYDDILSSEIAEEYADTKSKAEFEK from the coding sequence ATGACCTATACTTCACTCAAATCTCCAGAAAATCGTGACTACACCTACGACCTAAATGTTGCCCACCTTTATGGTAATCTGCTCAATACCTACGGTGACAACGGTAATGTCCTTATGATCAAATACGTGGGTGAAAAACTTGGTGCTAAGATGACCTTCGACATCGTTTCAGTTGGTGATGACTTCGATAAGGACCACTACGACATGGTCTTCTTTGGAGGTGGTCAAGACTACGAACAATCTATCGTTGCCAAAGATCTCCCATCTAAACGTGATGCCATTGGTCAATTCATCCAAGATAATAAAGTAATCCTAGCCATCTGTGGTGGTTTCCAACTTCTTGGACAATATTACATCCAGGCTAACGGTGTCCGTATTGATGGTATCGGCGTCATGGGCCACTACACCCTTAATCAAGAAAATAACCGTTACATCGGTGATATCAAAATCCATAACGAAGAGTTTGATGAAACTTACTATGGTTTTGAAAATCACCAAGGGCGTACCTTCCTTTCTGATGACGAAAAACCACTTGGCAAAGTGGTCTACGGTAATGGTAATAACAAGGAAGATGGTACTGAAGGGGTCCACTATAAAAATGTTTATGGTAGCTACTTCCATGGACCAATTCTTTCTCGTAACGCCAACCTTGCCTACCGCTTGGTCACAACTGCCCTTCGTAACAAATATGGCCAAGACATTGAATTGCCAAGTTATGATGACATTCTCTCAAGTGAGATTGCTGAAGAATACGCAGATACTAAATCAAAAGCAGAATTTGAGAAATAA
- the mprF gene encoding bifunctional lysylphosphatidylglycerol flippase/synthetase MprF: MKRLLERLQPLKAAVKSIFFISITVLVVIELVRLKRTITLESLESALGGLSIWHLVLMAIIGLVAVSPMLFYDIILNKELETDYSKSYILETSWAVNTINNLAGFAGLVDVGLRYSFYSEDGQEKTGVKALSRLLPYFMSGLSLLSGLVFAVFWFFPLSPDLRKYWLLLLGIFLYLPFIFFVSSREKLAYFGQVPLKTRLSLLLASTAEWGTALGSFVSVAYLMGLHVPLYNLIPLYFLAVIIGIFSMIPGGIGSFDLIVITGLTSMGVSNALAVSLLLLFRLTYYIIPFLLGVVFFFKHMGGRINEKYFKLSSRVFGGSLHRFLVYLLRFSGIFLILSALIPERLANVYFISRFNPIQEQLIWQFPSILFGTLFIFMARLIRRRVKGAFIASLITFVLTLIYVNLNGISWAMSFLIVLSLVLMLIIRKRLYHRYFVYSWEDKTKDFLFLAFTILVLLVLGGSGFWSHLLPPKNRDVLGHFVHIWFDILLASVIIATIVWGVLRILAPRRTFGQSMDDERFTALLEKYGGASESALAYLHDKRLFWYRVDGQDQVVFQFAQTSNKCVVMGNPIGNENYYRAAWESFLKTLSDWNLQALFYEADESITLMLHDYGFDFMKFGENAMVDLTTFSVDGKHGKKFRKPTNRVEKAGFQFKLLDPPFSETQMQEMKAVSDIWLNGRKEKGFSLGFFDEAYLQQAPIAIVESEEGEIVAFANIMPTNNKRVATIDLMRYDFEKAPEGIMDYLFVKLFQYFQAEGKQYFDMGMAPLANVGTEEDSFLEEKVANLVYVFAQRFYSFSGLQRYKEKFSPIWSPKYIVYPKRTWLLFDMIAILRIDNRKIEDRLKKRRLWK, encoded by the coding sequence ATGAAGCGTCTTTTAGAGAGACTTCAACCTTTAAAAGCGGCCGTTAAATCTATCTTCTTTATCTCGATTACGGTTCTTGTCGTCATAGAATTGGTTCGCCTCAAACGGACCATCACTTTAGAGTCACTTGAGTCAGCTCTGGGCGGTTTGTCTATTTGGCATCTTGTTTTGATGGCTATCATCGGACTAGTCGCTGTCTCCCCTATGCTCTTTTATGACATCATACTGAATAAGGAGCTAGAAACGGATTATTCCAAATCCTATATCTTAGAAACTAGTTGGGCTGTTAACACCATTAATAATTTAGCTGGTTTTGCTGGTTTGGTCGATGTGGGTCTGAGATATTCCTTTTATTCTGAGGATGGGCAGGAAAAGACGGGTGTTAAGGCACTTTCTCGTTTATTGCCTTACTTTATGTCGGGCCTATCCCTTTTAAGTGGTTTGGTATTCGCTGTCTTTTGGTTCTTCCCTCTAAGTCCAGATTTAAGAAAGTATTGGTTACTGTTATTGGGGATTTTCCTTTATCTGCCTTTTATTTTCTTTGTTTCTAGTCGTGAAAAATTAGCCTATTTTGGTCAAGTACCATTGAAAACGAGGCTAAGTCTTCTTTTAGCTTCGACAGCTGAATGGGGAACGGCCCTTGGAAGCTTTGTAAGTGTAGCTTATTTAATGGGCTTGCATGTTCCTCTTTATAATTTGATTCCTCTTTATTTCCTAGCAGTTATTATTGGTATCTTCTCTATGATTCCGGGTGGGATTGGTAGTTTCGATTTGATTGTGATTACCGGTCTGACCTCTATGGGGGTTAGCAATGCTCTAGCGGTTAGTCTGCTCTTGCTCTTTCGTTTAACCTACTACATTATTCCTTTCTTGTTAGGTGTTGTCTTCTTTTTCAAACACATGGGAGGGCGTATCAACGAGAAATACTTCAAACTTTCTTCACGAGTATTTGGTGGAAGTCTCCACCGCTTTCTTGTGTATTTGCTACGTTTTTCAGGGATTTTCTTGATTTTGTCAGCCTTAATCCCAGAACGCTTGGCAAATGTCTACTTTATTAGCCGTTTTAATCCTATTCAGGAACAGTTGATTTGGCAATTCCCAAGTATCCTATTTGGAACTCTATTCATTTTCATGGCTCGTCTCATCAGACGTCGGGTGAAGGGAGCTTTCATTGCTTCCTTAATAACCTTTGTCTTGACCTTGATTTATGTCAATCTCAATGGTATTTCTTGGGCTATGTCATTCCTAATTGTACTCTCTTTGGTGCTTATGTTGATCATCAGAAAGAGGTTGTATCATCGTTACTTTGTTTATAGTTGGGAAGACAAAACCAAGGATTTCCTTTTCCTAGCCTTTACTATTCTGGTTCTTCTTGTTCTGGGTGGCAGCGGTTTTTGGTCTCATTTATTGCCACCTAAGAACCGGGATGTTCTTGGACATTTTGTTCATATTTGGTTTGATATTTTACTGGCATCAGTTATCATTGCAACTATTGTTTGGGGAGTCTTGAGAATTTTGGCACCCCGCAGGACTTTTGGTCAAAGTATGGATGATGAGCGCTTTACAGCTCTCCTTGAGAAATACGGAGGTGCATCAGAAAGTGCCTTGGCTTATTTACATGATAAACGCCTCTTTTGGTATCGTGTCGATGGACAAGACCAGGTAGTTTTCCAATTTGCACAAACCAGCAATAAGTGTGTGGTTATGGGAAATCCAATTGGTAATGAAAACTATTACCGAGCAGCTTGGGAATCTTTCTTGAAGACACTATCAGATTGGAATTTACAAGCCTTGTTTTATGAGGCAGACGAGAGTATTACCCTGATGCTTCATGATTATGGCTTTGATTTTATGAAATTTGGGGAAAACGCCATGGTTGATTTGACGACATTCTCTGTCGATGGTAAGCATGGTAAGAAGTTCCGTAAACCAACCAATCGTGTCGAAAAAGCAGGTTTCCAGTTTAAGTTACTTGATCCTCCATTTTCAGAGACTCAGATGCAAGAAATGAAGGCTGTCTCAGATATTTGGCTTAACGGTCGTAAGGAGAAGGGTTTCTCTCTTGGTTTCTTTGATGAAGCTTATCTGCAGCAGGCACCGATTGCTATTGTTGAGAGTGAGGAAGGAGAAATTGTAGCCTTTGCCAACATCATGCCAACCAATAACAAACGGGTGGCGACGATTGACCTTATGCGTTATGATTTTGAAAAGGCTCCTGAAGGCATCATGGATTACCTCTTTGTCAAACTCTTCCAGTACTTCCAAGCGGAAGGAAAGCAATACTTTGATATGGGAATGGCTCCACTCGCGAATGTGGGTACTGAAGAAGATAGCTTCTTGGAAGAGAAGGTTGCCAATTTGGTCTATGTCTTTGCACAACGTTTTTACTCTTTTAGTGGACTCCAACGTTATAAGGAGAAGTTTTCTCCAATATGGTCTCCAAAATACATTGTTTATCCTAAACGAACTTGGCTCTTGTTTGATATGATTGCCATTTTAAGGATTGATAATCGTAAAATTGAAGACAGATTGAAGAAAAGACGTCTTTGGAAATAG